One window from the genome of Cryptomeria japonica chromosome 6, Sugi_1.0, whole genome shotgun sequence encodes:
- the LOC131064202 gene encoding pentatricopeptide repeat-containing protein At1g05600 yields MATTIPSRFFSQMPWALILIKDVQWPRFLNPTHVTQLIKAQKSSLMALAIFNEAKLQHPQYKHNGLAYTTMINILGASGKFGLMEDVMEDLRLDFCECSDTLFTNVIKFYGKAGMLEEAIRVFQRIKEFNCRSWTGSFNELMNLLVENGDLRRVHYMYVNMKKWGVRPDDCTFDVLIRALCGHNRSDLALELLHEMKSQNCYPSEVTYRILMQGLCNDGRLHDGTHLLYSMLKRISQGGCGADIATYSTLLEAFCERGKVDVAVKILIKILKKGATTSKRYSLDQEGFSKRLNELCSRGRVEEVRKLLNEVLVKGGNPSAMSHSVMIDNLSNAGRVEEAQELLMDMLKRGYIPRVCTYNKLVGGLCKEGRSYEATRLLHLLMENGCLPDVVSYNVLIDGLCKEYKVHKAVEYLEAMLKHGCVPNAVTYQTLIDAFCMEGKFYDAAKILDKMLDNGFSPHSTTYGTLIAGLCKQGKLYEANIFLEDMVQEGLIPDILLWNSLVFSFCKEKNIRNIVDQFHIYLKRIGYRFQG; encoded by the exons ATGGCCACAACAATCCCGAGTCGTTTCTTTTCACAAATGCCGTGGGCGTTAATACTTATTAAAG ATGTTCAGTGGCCAAGATTCCTCAACCCCACACATGTAACCCAACTTATTAAAGCCCAGAAGAGCTCTCTTATGGCCTTGGCTATTTTCAACGAAGCAAAACTACAGCACCCACAATATAAACATAATGGATTAGCCTACACCACCATGATTAACATACTTGGGGCCTCTGGAAAGTTTGGATTGATGGAGGATGTTATGGAAGATTTGAGATTGGACTTCTGTGAATGCAGTGATACCCTTTTTACCAATGTCATTAAATTTTATGGAAAAGCAGGCATGTTAGAAGAGGCCATTAGGGTTTTTCAGAGGATTAAGGAATTTAACTGTAGAAGCTGGACTGGATCCTTCAATGAACTTATGAATTTGCTTGTTGAAAATGGGGATTTAAGGAGGGTGCATTATATGTATGTTAATATGAAGAAGTGGGGAGTGCGCCCGGATGACTGTACTTTTGATGTGCTTATTAGGGCACTTTGTGGGCACAACAGGTCTGATCTTGCACTTGAATTGCTCCATGAGATGAAGTCACAGAACTGTTATCCAAGTGAGGTTACTTATAGGATCCTGATGCAGGGACTCTGCAATGATGGGAGATTGCACGATGGGACCCATTTGTTATATTCGATGCTTAAGAGGATTTCACAGGGGGGATGTGGAGCTGATATTGCCACTTACAGTACACTTCTGGAGGCTTTTTGCGAAAGAGGCAAGGTTGACGTGGCTGTTAAGATTCTTATCAAGATTTTGAAAAAGGGTGCAACGACTTCTAAACGGTATAGTCTTGATCAGGAAGGGTTTAGTAAGAGGCTTAATGAGCTCTGTTCGAGAGGAAGGGTGGAAGAAGTTAGGAAGCTGCTGAATGAGGTTCTGGTTAAGGGTGGGAATCCCAGTGCCATGAGTCACAGTGTTATGATAGATAATTTGAGCAATGCTGGCAGGGTAGAAGAAGCGCAGGAGTTGTTAATGGATATGTTGAAAAGGGGTTACATACCAAGAGTCTGTACATATAATAAGTTGGTCGGTGGGCTTTGCAAAGAAGGCAGGTCCTATGAAGCCACCAGACTTCTACATTTGTTAATGGAGAATGGGTGTCTTCCTGATGTTGTGAGTTATAATGTGTTGATTGATGGACTCTGCAAAGAATACAAAGTGCACAAGGCTGTCGAATATCTTGAGGCTATGTTGAAACATGGATGTGTCCCAAATGCTGTAACTTACCAAACTCTAATAGATGCTTTTTGCATGGAAGGCAAATTTTATGATGCTGCCAAAATTTTGGATAAgatgttggataatggctttagTCCACATAGTACCACATACGGCACACTGATTGCTGGTCTTTGTAAGCAAGGTAAACTTTATGAAGCCAATATTTTCCTCGAAGATATGGTGCAGGAAGGTCTAATTCCAGATATTCTTCTGTGGAACTCATTAGTTTTCAGCTTCTGCAAGGAAAAGAATATTAGAAATATAGTTGATCAATTTCATATATATCTTAAAAGGATTGGTTACAGATTTCAAGGCTAG